The following are encoded in a window of Saccharothrix longispora genomic DNA:
- a CDS encoding CDP-alcohol phosphatidyltransferase family protein: MTTLQHSAAPAVREPALGKPSPREPSLWAGAQVLLLGVLDGTAGLGPVGWVVGIAHAVATATLLGGALQRSATGLGPADRVTLGRGLLVGGVTALVAGGSGATALLVALAAVALSLDFVDGRVARRTGTASELGARFDMEVDAFLILVLSLHVALALGPWVLAIGVLRYAFVAASWGLTWLRAPLPPSYARKVVAAVQGIVLVVAASGLAPLTGVLVGLALGALVWSFGRDVARLRRDAAVRVVGRGVARV, from the coding sequence ATGACCACACTTCAGCACAGCGCGGCGCCGGCCGTGCGCGAACCCGCGCTCGGGAAACCCTCCCCGCGGGAGCCGTCCCTCTGGGCGGGTGCGCAGGTGCTCCTGCTCGGCGTGCTGGACGGCACCGCCGGCCTCGGCCCGGTGGGCTGGGTCGTGGGCATCGCCCACGCCGTCGCCACCGCGACCCTGCTCGGCGGCGCGCTCCAGCGGTCCGCCACCGGACTAGGGCCCGCCGACCGCGTCACGCTGGGGCGCGGTCTGCTGGTGGGTGGGGTGACCGCGCTCGTCGCGGGCGGTTCCGGCGCGACCGCGCTGCTCGTCGCGCTCGCCGCCGTGGCGCTGTCGCTGGACTTCGTCGACGGCCGGGTCGCCCGGCGCACCGGCACCGCGTCCGAGCTGGGCGCGCGGTTCGACATGGAGGTCGACGCGTTCCTCATCCTGGTGCTGAGCCTGCACGTCGCGCTCGCGCTCGGACCGTGGGTGCTCGCGATCGGCGTGCTGAGGTACGCGTTCGTCGCCGCCTCGTGGGGGCTGACCTGGCTGCGCGCGCCGCTGCCGCCGAGCTACGCGCGCAAGGTCGTGGCCGCCGTGCAGGGGATCGTGCTGGTGGTCGCCGCGTCCGGTCTCGCGCCGCTGACCGGCGTCCTGGTGGGACTGGCGCTCGGCGCGCTCGTCTGGTCGTTCGGCCGTGACGTCGCCCGGCTGCGGCGGGATGCCGCCGTCCGGGTCGTGGGAAGGGGAGTGGCCCGTGTCTGA
- the hisS gene encoding histidine--tRNA ligase translates to MSERPVVRPLPVSGFPEWLPHVRLVEQRWLDEVRRVFESYGFCPVETPSVERLDVLMAKGETSKEVYALGRAQGVEADRLGLHFDLTVPFARYAAQHFADLVFPFKRYQVQRVWRGERPQDGRYREFTQCDVDVIDVDGMSPHFDAELPRVVHEVLTRLDLPAWTIGVNNRKVLQGFYEGLGVPDPLAVVRVVDKLDKIGADGVAAVLAESLDQARVDAVLALARARSVDEVAALGVTSDLLDEGLAELRFVLDELADLPEVVADFSVARGLDYYTGTVYEGRFTAWPEYGSICSGGRYEDLAGSFIRRRLPGVGMSVGFTRIFAKVLAEGLLETGPASATDVLVVLPKGRRGQARATAAALRAGGANVELYHQEDKVGKQVGYASRRGVPFVWFPPFEDGRAHEVKELATGVQREADPATWSRRA, encoded by the coding sequence ATGAGCGAACGCCCCGTGGTCCGGCCCCTGCCCGTCAGCGGCTTCCCCGAGTGGCTGCCGCACGTGCGCCTGGTCGAGCAGCGGTGGCTGGACGAGGTGCGCCGGGTGTTCGAGTCCTACGGCTTCTGCCCGGTCGAGACGCCCTCGGTGGAGCGGCTGGACGTGCTGATGGCCAAGGGCGAGACGTCGAAGGAGGTCTACGCCCTCGGCCGCGCGCAGGGCGTGGAGGCGGACCGGCTCGGGCTGCACTTCGACCTCACCGTGCCGTTCGCGCGGTACGCGGCGCAGCACTTCGCCGACCTCGTGTTCCCGTTCAAGCGCTACCAGGTGCAGCGGGTCTGGCGCGGCGAACGGCCGCAGGACGGCCGGTACCGGGAGTTCACCCAGTGCGACGTGGACGTGATCGACGTGGACGGGATGTCGCCGCACTTCGACGCCGAGCTGCCGCGCGTCGTGCACGAGGTGCTGACGCGGCTCGACCTGCCCGCGTGGACGATCGGCGTGAACAACCGCAAGGTGCTCCAGGGGTTCTACGAGGGCCTGGGCGTCCCGGACCCGCTCGCCGTGGTCCGCGTCGTCGACAAGCTCGACAAGATCGGCGCGGACGGGGTGGCGGCCGTGCTGGCGGAGAGCCTCGACCAGGCCCGGGTCGACGCGGTGCTGGCGCTGGCGCGGGCCCGGAGCGTCGACGAGGTGGCTGCCCTGGGCGTCACCTCGGACCTGCTCGACGAGGGGCTGGCCGAGCTGCGCTTCGTGCTCGACGAGCTGGCCGACCTGCCGGAGGTGGTCGCGGACTTCTCCGTCGCCCGAGGCCTCGACTACTACACCGGCACCGTCTACGAGGGCCGGTTCACCGCGTGGCCGGAGTACGGCAGCATCTGCTCGGGCGGGCGGTACGAGGACCTCGCCGGGTCGTTCATCCGGCGCAGGCTTCCCGGCGTCGGCATGTCCGTCGGCTTCACCCGCATCTTCGCGAAGGTGCTGGCCGAAGGGCTGCTGGAGACCGGGCCGGCCAGTGCGACCGACGTGCTCGTCGTGCTCCCGAAGGGGCGTCGCGGGCAGGCCCGGGCGACCGCGGCGGCGCTGCGGGCCGGCGGGGCGAACGTCGAGCTGTACCACCAGGAGGACAAGGTGGGGAAGCAGGTCGGGTACGCCTCCCGCCGCGGTGTCCCGTTCGTCTGGTTCCCGCCGTTCGAGGACGGTCGGGCGCACGAGGTCAAGGAGCTGGCCACCGGCGTCCAGCGGGAGGCGGACCCGGCCACCTGGTCGCGCCGGGCGTGA
- a CDS encoding iron ABC transporter permease → MFRTAAATAGIVAAIAVLSAVHLTQGTSSTGVLDVLAAVLGDGDAQTLAVLEGSRVPRLLTALLLGVALGVAGAGMQSVARNPLASPDTLAVNAGAHLAVVATAAFGLSLPVLSSGAAAFVGGLAAAVVVLGLSGGGSAGPRLVLVGSAVALTLQSATYLLLLLFEQETTGLFGWGSGSLTVSDLDATAQMTPVVVVAVVALVAMGKSLDVLALGDDNATVLGLRVRRTRVGAVLLTVALTAAAVTVAGPLGFVGLSAPVITRLLVRFVPGFGRHRVLMPVSGLVGVLIVLGADVLLRAVMGSAAAVRVPTGVTTTVLGAVVLVWLARRTRSSAAPRQAPAGRVGVAGSTRRLVVTWVALGALLVAAPVVGLMLGDRLVLLGDLANWVSGRTGTALTFVVDQRLPRVLAALVAGAALAVAGCGIQSVSRNPLAEPGLLGITAGAGLGAIGLITLVPVAGAWQVAGAAGVGAALAFALVYGLAWRAGLDSDRLVVIGIATWSGGTALITLLITTSDPWNTAKALTWMSGSTYGRTLEQVVPTLLALALLLPLLWSRHRELDLHTLDDDTPRVLGLPVERSRLVVLVASGVLAATAVSAIGVVGFVGLVAPHLARSLVGGRHARVLPVAAVLGAVLVSVADTVGRTVISPAQIPAGLVISLIGTPYFVLVLWRTREMRT, encoded by the coding sequence ATGTTCCGCACCGCCGCCGCGACGGCGGGGATCGTGGCGGCCATCGCCGTCCTCTCCGCCGTCCACCTCACCCAGGGCACGTCGTCCACCGGTGTGCTCGACGTGCTCGCCGCGGTCCTGGGCGACGGTGACGCGCAGACCCTCGCCGTGCTGGAGGGCTCCCGCGTCCCGCGCCTGCTGACCGCGCTGCTGCTCGGCGTGGCCCTCGGCGTCGCGGGCGCCGGCATGCAGTCCGTGGCGCGCAACCCGCTGGCCTCGCCCGACACGCTCGCCGTGAACGCGGGCGCGCACCTGGCCGTGGTCGCCACCGCGGCGTTCGGGCTGAGCCTGCCCGTGCTGTCCTCGGGCGCGGCGGCGTTCGTCGGCGGCCTCGCGGCGGCGGTGGTGGTGCTGGGCCTGTCCGGCGGCGGTTCGGCCGGCCCCCGGCTGGTGCTCGTCGGGTCGGCGGTCGCGCTGACCCTCCAGTCGGCGACGTACCTGCTGCTGCTCCTGTTCGAGCAGGAGACGACCGGCCTGTTCGGCTGGGGCAGCGGGTCGCTGACCGTGAGCGACCTGGACGCGACCGCGCAGATGACGCCGGTCGTGGTGGTCGCCGTCGTCGCGCTGGTCGCGATGGGCAAGTCGCTGGACGTCCTCGCCCTGGGCGACGACAACGCCACCGTGCTCGGGTTGCGGGTGCGGCGCACCCGTGTCGGCGCGGTGCTGCTGACGGTGGCGCTCACGGCGGCGGCGGTGACCGTGGCCGGGCCGCTCGGGTTCGTCGGGCTGAGCGCGCCGGTGATCACCCGGCTGCTGGTGCGGTTCGTCCCGGGCTTCGGGCGGCACCGCGTGCTGATGCCGGTGTCGGGCCTGGTCGGGGTGCTGATCGTGCTCGGCGCGGACGTGCTGCTGCGGGCCGTGATGGGCTCGGCGGCGGCGGTGCGCGTGCCGACCGGCGTGACCACGACCGTGCTCGGCGCGGTCGTGCTGGTGTGGCTGGCGCGGCGCACCCGGTCGAGCGCCGCGCCGCGGCAGGCGCCCGCCGGTCGGGTCGGCGTCGCCGGTTCGACGCGGCGGCTCGTCGTGACGTGGGTGGCGCTGGGCGCGCTGCTGGTGGCCGCGCCCGTCGTCGGGCTGATGCTCGGCGACCGCCTGGTGCTGCTGGGCGACCTGGCGAACTGGGTGTCCGGGCGCACCGGGACGGCCCTGACGTTCGTGGTGGACCAGCGCCTGCCGAGGGTCCTCGCGGCGCTGGTGGCCGGCGCGGCGCTGGCCGTGGCCGGCTGCGGCATCCAGTCGGTGAGCCGCAACCCGCTCGCCGAACCCGGCCTGCTCGGCATCACGGCGGGCGCGGGCCTGGGCGCGATCGGGTTGATCACGCTGGTGCCGGTGGCCGGCGCGTGGCAGGTCGCCGGGGCCGCCGGGGTGGGCGCGGCGCTCGCGTTCGCGCTGGTCTACGGCCTGGCGTGGCGGGCCGGGCTCGACTCGGACCGGTTGGTCGTCATCGGCATCGCGACCTGGTCCGGCGGAACGGCCCTGATCACCCTGCTCATCACCACCTCCGACCCGTGGAACACGGCGAAGGCGCTGACCTGGATGTCCGGGTCCACCTACGGGCGCACGCTGGAGCAGGTCGTGCCGACCCTGCTGGCGCTGGCGCTGCTCCTGCCGCTGCTGTGGTCGCGGCACCGCGAGCTGGACCTGCACACCCTCGACGACGACACGCCGCGCGTGCTGGGCCTGCCGGTCGAGCGGTCGCGGCTGGTGGTCCTGGTGGCGTCCGGCGTGCTGGCGGCCACCGCGGTGTCCGCGATCGGCGTGGTCGGCTTCGTGGGCCTCGTCGCGCCGCACCTGGCGCGCTCGCTGGTCGGCGGGCGGCACGCGCGGGTCCTGCCGGTGGCGGCGGTGCTCGGCGCGGTGCTGGTCAGCGTCGCCGACACGGTCGGCCGCACCGTCATCTCGCCCGCGCAGATCCCGGCCGGCCTGGTGATCTCGCTGATCGGCACGCCGTACTTCGTGCTGGTGCTGTGGCGCACGCGGGAGATGCGCACGTAG
- a CDS encoding RibD family protein produces the protein MTRPYVLLSVAVSVDGHIDDDGTERFPLSNAEDFDHVDRVRAESDAILVGAATVRRDNPRLLVNSPERRAGRVGAGRPEFPLKVVVTGSGELDRDRAFWHCGGDKVVYTTDSGHRTASALADLADVVPLGPSVDFGALLDDLGGRGVGRLMVEGGSAVHTGFLSAGLADEIRMAVAPMLIGQATAPRFLQPAEFPGGPARRFHLEEVARLGDVAVLRYFPKR, from the coding sequence GTGACTCGCCCGTACGTCCTGCTCAGCGTCGCGGTCAGCGTGGACGGCCACATCGACGACGACGGGACCGAGCGGTTCCCGCTGTCCAACGCCGAGGACTTCGACCACGTCGACCGGGTCCGCGCCGAGTCCGACGCGATCCTCGTCGGCGCGGCCACCGTGCGCCGCGACAACCCCCGCCTGCTGGTCAACAGCCCGGAGCGGCGGGCCGGGCGCGTCGGGGCCGGGCGGCCGGAGTTCCCGCTCAAGGTCGTCGTGACCGGCAGCGGGGAGCTCGACCGGGACCGCGCGTTCTGGCACTGCGGTGGCGACAAGGTCGTCTACACCACGGATTCCGGCCACCGGACGGCCTCGGCGCTGGCCGACCTCGCCGACGTCGTGCCCCTCGGCCCGAGCGTCGACTTCGGCGCGCTGCTCGACGACCTGGGCGGCCGGGGCGTCGGGCGGCTCATGGTGGAGGGCGGCAGCGCGGTCCACACCGGGTTCCTCTCCGCCGGGCTGGCCGACGAGATCCGCATGGCGGTCGCACCCATGCTGATCGGGCAGGCCACCGCCCCGCGCTTCCTCCAGCCGGCCGAGTTCCCCGGCGGCCCGGCCCGCCGCTTCCACCTCGAAGAGGTCGCCAGGCTCGGTGACGTCGCCGTCCTCCGCTACTTCCCCAAGCGCTGA
- a CDS encoding zinc-dependent alcohol dehydrogenase, which translates to MTRVGRALWFTGSGRSEIRSAELPEPGPGDVLVRTLFSGVSRGTEALVLRGGVPESQHAVMRAPFQDGEFPWPVKYGYLNVGVVEEGPLLGRPLLGRTVFCLHPHQTHYVVPADAVTPVPDDVPAGRAVLAGTVETAVNALWDARPRVGDRVAVVGAGMVGCAVAALLRRVPGVRLELVDTDPARAAVAEALGVPFALPDDARGDLDLVLHASATGAGLATSLRLLAAEGEVVELSWYGDRPVSVPLGEAFHSRRLRLRASQVGTVARPDRTYAERMALALELLADPAFDALITGESRFDELPDVLPRLASGELPALCHRVDYRR; encoded by the coding sequence ATGACACGAGTCGGGAGGGCCCTGTGGTTCACCGGATCGGGAAGAAGTGAGATCCGGTCCGCGGAACTGCCCGAACCCGGACCCGGTGACGTGCTGGTGCGGACGCTGTTCTCGGGCGTGAGCCGGGGCACGGAAGCGCTGGTGCTGCGCGGTGGCGTGCCGGAGAGCCAGCACGCGGTGATGCGCGCGCCGTTCCAGGACGGCGAGTTCCCGTGGCCGGTCAAGTACGGCTACCTGAACGTGGGCGTCGTCGAGGAGGGCCCCCTCCTGGGGCGTCCCCTCTTGGGACGCACGGTGTTCTGCCTCCATCCACACCAGACGCACTACGTGGTGCCCGCCGACGCGGTGACGCCCGTGCCGGACGACGTGCCCGCCGGGCGCGCCGTGCTGGCGGGAACCGTGGAGACGGCGGTGAACGCGCTGTGGGACGCCCGGCCGCGCGTGGGCGACCGGGTCGCGGTGGTCGGCGCCGGGATGGTGGGGTGCGCGGTGGCGGCGCTGCTGCGGCGCGTCCCGGGCGTGCGCCTGGAGCTGGTGGACACCGACCCGGCGCGGGCGGCGGTGGCGGAGGCGCTGGGCGTGCCGTTCGCGCTGCCCGACGACGCGCGGGGCGACCTCGACCTCGTGCTGCACGCGTCGGCCACCGGTGCCGGGCTGGCGACGTCGCTGCGGCTGCTGGCGGCGGAGGGCGAGGTGGTGGAGCTGAGCTGGTACGGCGACCGGCCGGTGTCGGTGCCGCTGGGCGAGGCGTTCCACTCGCGGCGGCTGCGGCTGCGGGCCAGCCAGGTCGGCACGGTGGCGCGCCCGGACCGCACGTACGCGGAGCGGATGGCGCTGGCGCTGGAACTGCTCGCCGACCCCGCGTTCGACGCGCTGATCACCGGGGAGAGCCGCTTCGACGAGCTGCCGGACGTGCTGCCGCGCCTGGCGAGCGGCGAGCTGCCCGCGCTGTGCCACCGCGTGGACTACCGGCGCTGA
- a CDS encoding lysylphosphatidylglycerol synthase transmembrane domain-containing protein: MTRLWPWLRLVLAVGVLAALGWRLGTDAFLDGLRAVTGWSVVAALGIGLLTTVLSAWRWCLIARRLGLPLTLRAAVPDYYRGLLLNAVLPAGVLGDVHRAVDHGRQSGDVARGVRAVLFERSAGQVVLVATGLVVLAAGTADVDLAGPVGAGPVGVGPVGVGPVAVGLVVAGLVVAVLLATGSRRVRRALAAVWADARVGLLAPAVLPKVLLASAATLAGHVALFAVAADAAGVDAPLGQVAALAVLALLVMAVPVNVGGFGPREAFLAVAFGAAGLGAAQGLTTGVVYGALALVAGLPGVVPLLRTRSEQRQVAPERLDERGDDQLALAGRRQ; the protein is encoded by the coding sequence GTGACGCGCCTGTGGCCGTGGTTGCGGCTCGTCCTCGCGGTCGGCGTCCTGGCGGCGCTGGGGTGGCGGCTCGGCACGGACGCGTTCCTCGACGGGCTGCGCGCCGTCACCGGCTGGTCGGTGGTGGCGGCGCTGGGCATCGGGCTGCTGACGACGGTGCTCAGCGCGTGGCGGTGGTGCCTGATCGCCCGCCGGCTCGGCCTGCCGCTGACGCTGCGCGCGGCCGTCCCCGACTACTACCGGGGCCTGCTGCTCAACGCCGTGCTGCCCGCAGGGGTCCTCGGCGACGTGCACCGGGCGGTCGACCACGGCCGCCAGTCCGGCGACGTGGCGCGCGGCGTGCGGGCGGTGCTGTTCGAGCGGTCCGCCGGCCAGGTGGTGCTCGTCGCCACCGGCCTGGTGGTGCTGGCGGCCGGCACGGCGGACGTCGACCTCGCCGGACCGGTGGGCGCCGGACCGGTGGGCGTCGGACCGGTGGGCGTCGGACCGGTGGCCGTCGGCCTGGTGGTGGCCGGGCTGGTGGTGGCGGTCCTCCTCGCGACCGGGTCGCGGCGGGTCCGGCGGGCGCTGGCGGCGGTGTGGGCGGACGCGCGGGTGGGCCTGCTCGCGCCGGCCGTGCTGCCGAAGGTGCTGCTGGCCTCGGCGGCGACCCTCGCCGGGCACGTGGCGCTGTTCGCGGTCGCCGCCGACGCCGCCGGGGTGGACGCCCCGCTCGGCCAGGTGGCGGCGCTGGCCGTGCTCGCGCTGCTCGTGATGGCGGTGCCGGTCAACGTCGGCGGGTTCGGGCCGCGCGAGGCGTTCCTCGCGGTCGCGTTCGGCGCGGCCGGGCTGGGCGCCGCTCAGGGCCTGACCACCGGCGTGGTCTACGGCGCGCTGGCGCTGGTGGCCGGGCTGCCCGGCGTCGTGCCGCTGCTGCGCACCCGGTCAGAACAGCGCCAGGTAGCCCCCGAACGCCTCGACGAGCGCGGCGACGACCAGCTCGCCCTTGCGGGCCGACGCCAGTGA
- a CDS encoding ABC transporter substrate-binding protein: MRLLTPALVTAAVLLSACGTTETPAESTPTASAGGPVTVTDARGKAVELEAPAVKVVALEWAEAEVAASLGVMPVGVADVAGYKTWNASVPLADTVKDVGTRNEPSVDAIVALDPDVVVMPEGRDATLAGQLEKYVPVVVTKGSDAARNFDRLADDLKIVAKAVGKEAEGDKLLADMNIALDQGKASVEERGLAGTPFLMADGWLKGSTVNIRPFGKGSLVSDVAERMGLVNAWTGEVDAQWGLGQTDVEGLTALTDPKTVLFYSASEDDVFTTGLADNPVWQRLPFVTSGEVHKLEPGTWTFGGPKSVERVADQLLSALAG, encoded by the coding sequence ATGCGCCTGCTGACCCCTGCCCTCGTGACGGCGGCCGTGCTGCTGTCCGCGTGCGGTACCACCGAGACACCGGCCGAGAGCACGCCGACCGCGAGCGCGGGCGGGCCGGTCACCGTCACCGACGCCCGCGGCAAGGCCGTGGAGCTGGAGGCGCCCGCCGTGAAGGTCGTCGCCCTGGAGTGGGCCGAGGCCGAGGTGGCCGCCTCGCTGGGCGTCATGCCGGTGGGCGTCGCCGACGTCGCCGGCTACAAGACGTGGAACGCCTCCGTCCCGCTCGCCGACACCGTGAAGGACGTCGGCACGCGCAACGAGCCGAGCGTGGACGCCATCGTCGCGCTCGACCCGGACGTCGTCGTGATGCCCGAGGGCCGCGACGCGACGCTCGCCGGCCAACTGGAGAAGTACGTCCCCGTCGTCGTCACCAAGGGCAGCGACGCGGCGCGCAACTTCGACCGGCTCGCCGACGACCTGAAGATCGTCGCCAAGGCCGTCGGCAAGGAGGCCGAGGGCGACAAGCTCCTCGCCGACATGAACATCGCGCTGGACCAGGGGAAGGCGTCCGTCGAGGAGCGCGGCCTGGCGGGCACCCCGTTCCTCATGGCCGACGGCTGGCTCAAGGGCAGCACGGTCAACATCCGCCCGTTCGGCAAGGGCTCGCTGGTCTCCGACGTCGCCGAGCGGATGGGCCTGGTCAACGCCTGGACCGGCGAGGTCGACGCCCAGTGGGGCCTCGGGCAGACCGACGTCGAGGGCCTGACCGCGCTCACCGACCCGAAGACCGTCCTGTTCTACAGCGCCTCCGAGGACGACGTGTTCACCACCGGCCTCGCGGACAACCCGGTGTGGCAGCGGCTGCCGTTCGTCACCTCGGGCGAGGTCCACAAGCTGGAGCCCGGCACCTGGACGTTCGGCGGGCCCAAGTCGGTCGAGCGCGTCGCCGACCAGCTGCTGAGCGCGCTCGCCGGCTGA
- a CDS encoding creatininase family protein — translation MFPTDTTTDVRDRGATVALLPVGSHEQHGPHLPLATDTLVACAIARAVADAHPVLVLPPVTISCSHEHGAWPGTVSISAPTLHAVVRDVAESLRRSGVPNLVVVNAHGGNYVLSNVVQESEGMALFPSSADWTAARAAAGVETSNHADMHAGELETSILLHAHPELVRPGFEGADHLADDRRHLLTLGMAAYTGSGVVGRPSLASARKGELVVAALVEAFGGYLALF, via the coding sequence ATGTTCCCGACTGACACCACGACCGACGTGCGGGACCGCGGGGCGACCGTCGCGCTGCTGCCCGTCGGCAGCCACGAGCAGCACGGCCCGCACCTGCCGCTGGCCACGGACACGCTGGTCGCGTGCGCGATCGCCCGCGCCGTCGCGGACGCGCACCCCGTGCTGGTGCTGCCGCCGGTCACGATCTCCTGCTCGCACGAGCACGGGGCGTGGCCCGGCACGGTGAGCATCTCCGCCCCCACGCTGCACGCGGTCGTGCGGGACGTGGCGGAGTCCCTGCGCCGGTCGGGCGTGCCGAACCTGGTGGTGGTCAACGCGCACGGCGGCAACTACGTCCTGTCGAACGTCGTGCAGGAGTCCGAGGGCATGGCGCTGTTCCCGAGCAGCGCGGACTGGACGGCGGCGCGTGCCGCGGCGGGCGTGGAGACGTCCAACCACGCCGACATGCACGCGGGCGAGCTGGAGACGTCGATCCTGCTGCACGCCCACCCGGAGCTGGTCCGCCCCGGCTTCGAGGGGGCCGACCACCTCGCCGACGACCGCCGGCACCTGCTGACGCTCGGCATGGCCGCTTACACGGGGTCGGGGGTCGTGGGCAGGCCGTCACTGGCGTCGGCCCGCAAGGGCGAGCTGGTCGTCGCCGCGCTCGTCGAGGCGTTCGGGGGCTACCTGGCGCTGTTCTGA
- a CDS encoding DoxX family protein translates to MSDRASTARVAGDVVLWVVQVLLAAYFVHSGLSLFGDGFVGKFEKIGFGQWLRYATGVLEVTGALGLLVPRLCGPAALGLVGVMAGAVCTELFVLGDTGGAVLPAELLAVAAVIAFFRRDTVRDLVGRARSQRLGK, encoded by the coding sequence GTGTCTGACCGTGCCTCGACCGCGCGCGTCGCGGGCGACGTGGTGCTCTGGGTGGTCCAGGTGCTGCTGGCCGCGTACTTCGTCCACAGCGGGCTGTCGCTGTTCGGCGACGGGTTCGTCGGGAAGTTCGAGAAGATCGGGTTCGGCCAGTGGCTGCGGTACGCGACGGGGGTGCTGGAGGTCACCGGGGCGCTGGGCCTGCTCGTGCCGAGGCTGTGCGGCCCGGCGGCGCTCGGGCTGGTGGGCGTGATGGCGGGCGCGGTGTGCACCGAGCTGTTCGTCCTCGGGGACACCGGGGGCGCCGTGCTGCCGGCCGAGCTGCTCGCGGTGGCGGCGGTGATCGCGTTCTTCCGCCGCGACACCGTGCGCGACCTGGTCGGGAGGGCGCGGTCTCAGCGCTTGGGGAAGTAG
- a CDS encoding sulfatase, which translates to MPNQEDRMVVESESESESESEPGTVVGPGTAGVVRGARPGRGRRVASAALTASAALLVVFALLAPADLDRFTATAFLRIPVEGLLFALLLLVIPPRARGPVASLGGVLLGLLLVVKVADIGFDLVLYRPFDLVLDWPLLAPAVDYVDVTAGRFAAVAAVVGTVLLIGAVVLLTARSVLRLGRRAAAHRVGVTRALVAVAVLWVGFAAPGVGFEPGVPVASRSAAAFVGDHARAVRVGLRDREEFAAEASTDAFRDVPADELLTSLRGKDVVLAFVESYGRSAVEDPALAPVVGAALDDGTRRLAAAGYAARSAYLTSPTAGGGSWLAQATLLSGLWVDNQQRYRTLVSSDRLTLNGAFRRAGWRSVGVVPGITRAWPEGEFFRHHRIYAADDLGYRGPRFGYATMPDQYALSAFQERERQPGHEPVVAVVPLLSSHAPWTPLPTRLPWEDVGDGAVFADTAAGEEPPDAVFGRDPDVVRADYARSVAYTVDTVVSYVETYGGDDTVLVLLGDHQPAQVVTGDGASKDVPVTVVTRDASLLARTDPWGWTDGLTPAPDAPVRPMDAFRDQFLTAFR; encoded by the coding sequence GTGCCGAACCAGGAGGACCGCATGGTGGTCGAGAGCGAGAGCGAGAGCGAGAGCGAGAGCGAGCCCGGGACCGTCGTCGGACCGGGGACCGCGGGCGTCGTCCGGGGAGCGCGGCCGGGACGCGGGAGGCGGGTGGCGTCCGCCGCGCTGACCGCGTCCGCCGCGCTGCTGGTGGTGTTCGCCCTCCTCGCGCCGGCCGACCTCGACCGGTTCACCGCCACCGCGTTCCTGCGCATCCCGGTGGAGGGCCTGCTGTTCGCGCTGCTCCTCCTGGTCATCCCGCCGCGCGCCCGCGGCCCGGTGGCGTCGCTCGGCGGTGTCCTGCTGGGGTTGCTGCTCGTGGTCAAGGTCGCGGACATCGGGTTCGACCTGGTGTTGTACCGGCCGTTCGACCTCGTCCTGGACTGGCCGCTGCTCGCCCCCGCCGTCGACTACGTGGACGTCACCGCGGGCCGGTTCGCGGCCGTCGCGGCCGTGGTGGGGACCGTGCTGCTGATCGGCGCGGTGGTGCTGCTGACGGCGCGGTCGGTGCTGCGGCTGGGTCGCCGCGCCGCCGCGCACCGGGTGGGCGTGACGCGGGCGCTGGTCGCGGTGGCCGTCCTGTGGGTCGGGTTCGCGGCGCCCGGCGTGGGCTTCGAGCCGGGCGTGCCGGTGGCCTCGCGCAGCGCGGCGGCGTTCGTGGGCGACCACGCCCGCGCGGTGCGGGTCGGATTGCGCGACCGGGAGGAGTTCGCGGCCGAGGCGTCGACCGACGCGTTCCGCGACGTGCCCGCCGACGAGCTGCTGACGTCGTTGCGCGGCAAGGACGTCGTGCTCGCGTTCGTGGAGAGCTACGGGCGCTCGGCGGTGGAGGACCCGGCGCTGGCGCCGGTCGTCGGGGCCGCCCTGGACGACGGCACGCGCCGCCTCGCCGCCGCCGGGTACGCCGCGCGCAGCGCCTACCTGACCTCGCCCACGGCGGGCGGCGGCAGCTGGCTCGCCCAGGCGACCCTGCTGTCCGGGCTGTGGGTGGACAACCAGCAGCGCTACCGCACCCTCGTGTCGAGCGACCGGCTCACGCTCAACGGCGCGTTCCGGCGCGCGGGCTGGCGCTCGGTGGGCGTCGTCCCGGGCATCACCCGCGCCTGGCCGGAGGGGGAGTTCTTCCGCCACCACCGGATCTACGCCGCCGATGACCTCGGCTACCGGGGACCCCGGTTCGGCTACGCGACCATGCCCGACCAGTACGCCCTGTCCGCGTTCCAGGAGCGCGAGCGGCAACCCGGTCACGAGCCGGTGGTGGCCGTGGTCCCGCTGCTGTCCAGCCACGCCCCGTGGACGCCCCTGCCGACCCGGCTGCCGTGGGAGGACGTGGGCGACGGCGCGGTGTTCGCCGACACGGCGGCGGGCGAGGAGCCGCCGGACGCCGTCTTCGGCCGCGACCCGGACGTGGTGCGCGCCGACTACGCGAGGTCCGTCGCGTACACCGTGGACACGGTGGTGTCCTACGTGGAGACCTACGGCGGCGACGACACCGTGCTCGTCCTCCTCGGCGACCACCAGCCGGCGCAGGTGGTGACCGGGGACGGCGCCTCGAAGGACGTGCCGGTCACCGTCGTCACCCGCGACGCGTCCCTCCTGGCGCGCACCGACCCGTGGGGCTGGACCGACGGCCTCACGCCCGCGCCGGACGCGCCGGTGCGCCCGATGGACGCCTTCCGCGACCAGTTCCTCACCGCCTTCCGCTGA